One window of the Lepidochelys kempii isolate rLepKem1 chromosome 23, rLepKem1.hap2, whole genome shotgun sequence genome contains the following:
- the TREX2 gene encoding three prime repair exonuclease 2: protein MLAPQDFQTFVFFDLETTGLPPDRPRITELCLFALHRRSLLQRPLQDDDTGAPQLPRILDQLTLCIDPQQPVTPAAARITGLSQQGLEENGKHGLDQAVAQALGGFLARQAPPLCLVAHNGYRYDFPLLRTELGRVGAELPPATGCLDTLQAMKELGLGGEGGYSLGALFQALFGRDPDRAHSAEGDVRTLVAIFLARAPQLMGWAAGKARDWGDVSPMYLPTTQ from the coding sequence ATGCTGGCCCCCCAGGATTTCCAAACCTTCGTCTTCTTCGACCTGGAGACCACCGGCCTGCCCCCGGACCGCCCCCGCATCACCGAGCTGTGTCTCTTCGCCCTGCACCGCCGCTCCctcctgcagcgccccctgcaggatgACGACACCGGTGCCCCCCAGCTGCCCCGCATCCTGGACCAGCTGACCCTGTGCATCGACCCCCAACAGCCCGTCACCCCGGCAGCCGCCCGCATCACGGGGCTGAGCCAGCAGGGCCTGGAGGAGAACGGCAAGCATGGCCTGGACCAGGCTGTGGCTCAGGCCCTGGGGGGGTTCCTAGCCCGCcaagcccccccgctctgcctGGTGGCCCACAACGGCTATAGGTACGACTTCCCCCTGCTGCGGACGGAGCTGGGGCGCGTGGGGGCCGAGCTGCCCCCCGCCACCGGCTGCCTGGACACCCTGCAGGCCATGAAGGAGCTGGGCCTGGGGGGCGAAGGAGGGTACAGCTTGGGGGCGCTTTTCCAGGCGCTCTTCGGGAGGGACCCCGACAGGGCACACTCGGCCGAGGGAGACGTCCGCACCCTCGTCGCCATCTTCCTCGCCAGGGCGCCACAGCTGATGGGCTGGGCGGCGGGGAAGGCCCGGGACTGGGGG
- the LOC140901949 gene encoding emerin-like isoform X2, whose translation MERYRGLTDTELIAMLQRYGIPHGPVVGSTRKLYERKICEYESQRTRLSPSVGAGSYSGPGTTETYIRESYSYPRQEERRGYGADDVDTESYEESSSSSSSWLSGAAPSRLGEATTRQPIGEAASYTPSRTEETERDGISYQRVCRARPAPPPMRVEPRRAIHPLPRGGPGGGPGGGSRRYLPLWLQLLLFGALAAFLVYVYCALQGGADDNPFKQHLDE comes from the exons aTGGAGCGGTACCGGGGGCTGACGGACACGGAGCTCATCGCCATGCTGCAGCGCTACGGCATCCCGCACGGGCCCGTCGTGG GATCGACCCGGAAGCTCTACGAGAGGAAGATCTGCGAATACGAGAGCCAGCGCACCAGGCTGTCACCCtcggtgggggctgggagctacTCAG gtcCTGGCACCACCGAGACCTACATCCGGGAATCCTACAGCTACCCCCGGCAGGAGGAGCGGCGCGGCTATGGGGCGGACG atgtGGACACCGAGTCCTACGAAgaatcttcctcctcttcctcctcctggctctctgGTGCAGCCCCAAGTCGCCTGGGGGAAGCCACCACCCGCCAGCCA ATCGGAGAGGCCGCATCCTACACCCCGAGCAGGACGGAGGAGACTGAGAG GGACGGCATCTCCTACCAGCGGGTCTGCCGggcccgccctgccccgccccccatgcGGGTGGAGCCACGCCGTGccatccaccccctgccccgcggaggccctggggggggcccagggggagGCTCCCGGCGCTACCTGCCtctctggctgcagctgctgctcttcggCGCGCTCGCAGCCTTCCTGGTGTACGTCTACTGCGCCCTGCAGGGCGGCGCCGATGACAACCCCTTCAAGCAGCACCTTGACGAGTGA
- the LOC140901949 gene encoding emerin-like isoform X1, whose product MERYRGLTDTELIAMLQRYGIPHGPVVGSTRKLYERKICEYESQRTRLSPSVGAGSYSGPGTTETYIRESYSYPRQEERRGYGADDSSPTRMYTRELYDFPRREGRTGYLGDDVDTESYEESSSSSSSWLSGAAPSRLGEATTRQPIGEAASYTPSRTEETERDGISYQRVCRARPAPPPMRVEPRRAIHPLPRGGPGGGPGGGSRRYLPLWLQLLLFGALAAFLVYVYCALQGGADDNPFKQHLDE is encoded by the exons aTGGAGCGGTACCGGGGGCTGACGGACACGGAGCTCATCGCCATGCTGCAGCGCTACGGCATCCCGCACGGGCCCGTCGTGG GATCGACCCGGAAGCTCTACGAGAGGAAGATCTGCGAATACGAGAGCCAGCGCACCAGGCTGTCACCCtcggtgggggctgggagctacTCAG gtcCTGGCACCACCGAGACCTACATCCGGGAATCCTACAGCTACCCCCGGCAGGAGGAGCGGCGCGGCTATGGGGCGGACG actCCAGCCCCACCAGGATGTACACGCGGGAGCTGTATGATTTCCCTCGTCGTGAGGGTCGCACCGGCTACCTGGGGGATG atgtGGACACCGAGTCCTACGAAgaatcttcctcctcttcctcctcctggctctctgGTGCAGCCCCAAGTCGCCTGGGGGAAGCCACCACCCGCCAGCCA ATCGGAGAGGCCGCATCCTACACCCCGAGCAGGACGGAGGAGACTGAGAG GGACGGCATCTCCTACCAGCGGGTCTGCCGggcccgccctgccccgccccccatgcGGGTGGAGCCACGCCGTGccatccaccccctgccccgcggaggccctggggggggcccagggggagGCTCCCGGCGCTACCTGCCtctctggctgcagctgctgctcttcggCGCGCTCGCAGCCTTCCTGGTGTACGTCTACTGCGCCCTGCAGGGCGGCGCCGATGACAACCCCTTCAAGCAGCACCTTGACGAGTGA